From the Meiothermus sp. Pnk-1 genome, one window contains:
- a CDS encoding universal stress protein: MYGKILMPTDGSSCSTKAIEQGLELAKTLGAQVTFVYVVEDPTRTLWISPEAVPYGLELIEDLKKAGNEALEAALQMAARAGVSAQSKLREGKPIDAILSEAKSHDLIVMGTHGRSGIDRLLLGSVTEGVLHRSEKPVLVIRSH; the protein is encoded by the coding sequence ATGTACGGCAAAATCCTGATGCCCACCGATGGCAGCAGCTGTAGCACCAAGGCCATCGAGCAGGGGCTCGAGCTGGCCAAAACCCTAGGCGCCCAGGTGACCTTCGTGTACGTGGTGGAAGACCCCACCCGCACCCTCTGGATCAGCCCCGAGGCGGTGCCGTATGGCCTCGAGCTGATCGAAGACCTCAAAAAAGCCGGGAACGAAGCCCTGGAAGCAGCCCTGCAAATGGCGGCCCGGGCTGGGGTGAGCGCCCAGAGCAAGCTGCGCGAGGGCAAACCCATAGACGCCATCCTGAGCGAAGCCAAAAGCCACGACCTGATTGTAATGGGCACCCACGGGCGCAGCGGCATCGACCGGCTCCTCTTAGGCTCGGTGACCGAAGGGGTGTTGCACCGCTCGGAAAAGCCCGTGCTGGTGATCCGTAGCCACTGA
- the rlmB gene encoding 23S rRNA (guanosine(2251)-2'-O)-methyltransferase RlmB has product MLIYGRNPVLEAIKEGQAVRVWVAKGVEHWLIRELERLGADYELLPRIELDQRVRTTQHQGLVAEVAELKFSHPEAPFRLAEERGEEILLVLLDGVTDPRNYGAIIRTALALGAHGVVTEERRSAPLSPLVLKASAGMAHKLPLVQIKNLPRYMEELKERGVWIYGASGRGQKDLAGLDYKRPLAIVIGSEGEGMRRLVQQRCDETARIPLSPGAESLNASVALAIFLYQARLGRVH; this is encoded by the coding sequence ATGTTGATTTACGGACGCAATCCAGTGCTCGAGGCGATCAAGGAGGGTCAGGCGGTGCGGGTCTGGGTCGCCAAAGGCGTGGAGCACTGGCTGATCCGTGAGCTCGAGCGGCTAGGGGCAGATTACGAGCTGCTCCCCCGCATCGAGCTCGATCAGAGGGTGCGCACCACCCAGCACCAGGGCTTGGTGGCCGAGGTGGCCGAACTCAAATTCTCGCACCCCGAGGCCCCTTTCCGCCTGGCCGAGGAGCGTGGAGAAGAGATCTTGCTGGTGTTGCTGGACGGGGTGACCGACCCCCGCAACTACGGGGCCATCATCCGGACGGCCTTGGCCCTGGGAGCTCACGGGGTCGTCACGGAGGAACGCCGCAGCGCCCCGCTCTCGCCGTTGGTGCTCAAGGCCTCGGCGGGGATGGCCCACAAGCTACCCTTGGTACAGATCAAGAATCTGCCGCGTTACATGGAGGAGCTCAAGGAACGCGGGGTGTGGATCTACGGGGCCAGCGGCAGAGGACAAAAAGACCTGGCCGGGCTCGACTATAAACGCCCCTTAGCCATCGTGATCGGTTCGGAGGGAGAAGGGATGCGCCGGTTGGTCCAGCAGCGCTGTGACGAGACCGCACGCATCCCTCTTTCCCCTGGGGCCGAGTCGCTGAACGCGAGCGTTGCCCTGGCGATTTTCCTTTACCAGGCGAGGCTGGGGCGGGTACACTGA